One window from the genome of Pararhizobium gei encodes:
- the rhaM gene encoding L-rhamnose mutarotase, whose translation MEKYAFRMRLNPGQSEEYKIRHDAIWPDLLGLLKQAGVSDYSIHLDEETNLLFGVLWRRDDHGMADLPDHPVMRKWWAYMADLMETKADNEPVAVPLVTVFHMK comes from the coding sequence ATGGAAAAATATGCATTTCGCATGCGGCTCAATCCGGGCCAGAGCGAAGAGTACAAGATACGGCACGATGCAATCTGGCCGGATTTGTTGGGGCTGCTCAAGCAGGCCGGCGTTTCCGATTATTCTATCCACCTCGATGAGGAGACCAATCTCCTGTTCGGTGTTCTCTGGCGACGCGATGACCACGGCATGGCCGACCTTCCCGATCACCCTGTGATGCGGAAATGGTGGGCCTATATGGCCGATCTGATGGAGACCAAGGCCGACAACGAGCCTGTCGCAGTGCCGCTCGTCACTGTCTTCCACATGAAATGA